The nucleotide window CGACAGTCGTTCGTCGTCGACACGGACGGCCTCGGGTGTCGAGAAGGACGGGCGCGAGACCGTCCGGTCGGCGCGGTCGGCGTACGGGGCCGCGACCCGAGACAGCCGGCGGTCCGCGAGCGCGATCGGTCCGGCCAGCAGCGCCCGGTACCAGCCGGGCGTCCACCGGAGGAACGGCCGGGCGAAGGCGGCGTCACCCAGCAACACCGCCGCGATCGTCCGGGCGAGCGGCGGCGACACGTCCGTCCGGTCGTCGCGCATCGCCGCCGTTCCTCGTTCGAGGTGGTCCGGGAGCGGTCCGGGGTCGACGTCGAGCGCCCGGGCGACACGGAGCGTGTACTCCGTGCCGGCGCGGAACCAGTCGGCGAAGTCGGCCGGCGAGGTCAGCGAGACGAGCGGGCGGAGTGTCACGAGCGGGGTTGGCTCGCCGGCGTCAGGTGTCTGTCGATCCCTGGCCTCGCCCCGTGTCGGTGTCGTCGCGGGTCGTCGTGTCGTCGGTTGCGAGGTCGATGTCGTCACCGCTGTCGTCGTCCGTCTGCTCGTCTGTCGACGGGTCGCCGTCGGCCAACGGGTCGGTGCCGATCTCGACGCCCTCGTCGGACTCCGGGACGAACGCGGAGCCGTCCGCGAGATCCGGCAGAACGTGTTTGAGGAACTGGACGCCGGAGACGACGATCAACGGACCGAGGAACAACCCGTACCACCCGAAGTACGCCGCCCCGAGCACGTAGCCGAACAAGACGAGCCCGGAGTGGAGCGACCGGCCAGAGACGTACGGCCGGACGACCGTCTGCGGGAGGATGTCCAGGAACAGGAACGCGACGACCAGGAACGCGACGGGGAAGCCGAGCCAGGCGTCCGTGCGGAGCGCGTTCCAGAACAGGACGGCCGTGACGGGGACGTACACGAGCTTCCCGACGACGATGGGGACGAACGTGGCGAGCCCGGTGAGGACACCCAACAACGTCGGCACCGGCGGCGACACGGCCGTCGGCGCGATCAGGTCGTAGGCGTTGTACACCGCGACGGAGGCGATCGTCACGCCGACGACAGTGAGGACGTTCCCGAAGTACACCGTCTCCAGGTCGGCGTCGACCCCCCGGAGGAAGACGTGCGCCGTGGAGTCGCCGGCAGCCACCTCCGACCGGAACCACTCCTCGACGCGGTGCCCGTCTCGCAGCAGGAAGAAGGTGAGTGCCAGCGCGAGCGACAGGCGGAGCAACACGCCGCCGACGAACCCGACGGTGCCGAGCACGGTCGCCAGCCCGTCCTGGAGGTTGGCCACCTGGAACTGCGACAGCAGCGTCGTCGGGTCGTCGAGAGCGTTCGTGACCGCCGTCGGCTCGCGGACGAACTCCGACAGCACGCGCTGTGCGGTCTCCGTACCGAACGCCGCCAGCAGCCCCTGGACGGCCAGCCCGGTGCCGTACAGCAGGATCGCCAGGAGCGGTACCGCTGCGACGAGCACGGTCGCCACCGCCGTCTCGACCGTGCTGTCCGTGTACGGCGCCAACCGACGGTAGATCGGTCGGACGGCGTAGTAGACGAACAGCCCGAACACGAGCGTCCCGACGAACGCTCGGACGACGAAGCCGACGACGGCTGCCAGCACCAGCGCCACGATCCACCACCCCGCGCGCCGCCGGTCGATCCCGGCGCTCGTCACCGTGTCACCCATTCGCTCGACACGTCGACACCCCACCACTTCACAGTTCGGTCCGGCCGTCGCCGACTGTGACGGCCGGCGGGCTCACGCTCCGTGACGGGGGATCGACCCGAAACGGTGGGGCGGAGACGGGGGACTCCCGTCAGTTTTATTTTGTCGTGTTCGTCTACGTCCGAACGGGTGGTCACAGTGCCAGTCGCTCCGCACTACCCCTCCGACGAACCCGACAGAGAGCGTCGTGCGCCGGACATCGGCGACGTAGTCGATCGGATTCTGGATCGTGAGGACCCGTCGCCAGTGGTGGCTAGGACGTGACGGCCGGCCACTCCCGCCGGCTGTCTCGGAGCGTGACAGTCGGCCACTCCCGCCGGCTGTCTCGGAGCGTGACAGTCGGCCACTCCCGCCGACTGTCTCGGCCACCGACGACTCCGAACCCGACCGACAGCCGCCGCTCCGCGGCGAGTCGAAACGCTTAGCAGTCGACTCCGGCAACGCGCGAGTATGCGAAAGCTGATCGTCCGCGGCGACCCCGGGATCAGGCGGGACGCCGTCGTCGAGTACGACGGCCAGGAGCTCCAGGTCTTCTCCGTCCAGGTGCAAGGGGAGTTCCACGGCCCAGACGAGCCCCAGCTGTGGTGTACCGTCGGGACGGAAGACGAGCGGGAGACGTTCGAGCGCCGGCAGTTCGTCCCCCACTGGCTCGACGTGGAGAGCGTCGACGCCGAGGCCGTCACCGTCCTGCAGCGCGGCGGCGAACTCAACGTGTAGTCGGTCGTCGTTCGAGACCGACTCGACGCCCACTCTCTCGTCCGTGAGGCGTTCCTCGTCCCGTCGGGTGAAGGTCTCCACTAAGACTAAATATTTCCCACACGACCGGGATACTGTCGACGAGAGAAGACACGGACACAGCCCCCGAGAAAGCCGTACGTGACCAGTGTCGGTCCCGCCGAGGACCGCAGACGATAGCGATTGAGCCGTCACACCGGAAAGCTCTCGTCCGCCGGGCGACCCCCGGCGGCAACCGTTCCTCCCTTCCCCCACTCCCGACGAGACAGAGTGACCGTGCCGGAGAGTCACTCGTCTCCCGGCAGCTTCGACCGATCGACTCGGTACAGCGTGACGCCGTTCTCCTCGACGACCGGCTCGACGCCGGCGATCCGGTCGAAGTCGACCCGCGACATGCCGTAGCGGTTCCGTTCGGCCTGGCCGACCCAGACGTAGCTCACGTCGTGCTCTCGGAGCACGGTCACCGCGGCCGTCCGATCCGTGTACGCCCGGTCGACGATCCGTACCCGGTCGTAGAACGCCTCTCGCCCGCGGTATCCCACTTCGTGGCCCCAGCCGGCCAGCGTCGGCAGTCCGGTGAGACTCGCGGCCGGGCTCGACCTCCAGGAGTACATCCCCGGCGGATTGCCGAAGCCTTCTCCCGGCGACCAGCCCGCCCCCGGCGCCGACAGCAACACCGGTCGCCCCGGCCTGTCGTCGAGGTAGTCCACGCCGGCGGCGACTCCAGGGTGGAACTGCTCGACGTGTGCCGTGGCGTCCAGCGTCGGCTCCTGGGGGTAGTCGTAGTCGTAGGCGCTCGTCGGCGCGTCGCCGTTCCCGGCCGCGAACTGGTTCGGCACCGTCACGACGGCGTAGCCGCCGGCCCCACAGACGGCGATGGCCAGGACTGCGGCCACGGCCACGTGTCGCCCCCTCGCGGTCGGCCAGACTGCGAGGGCTGGCGTCTCGACGCGACGCCACAGCCCGGCGGCGGCGACGCCCGCGGCGACGGCCCAGATCGCCCACACCTGCGAGTACGTCTTGAACACGGTGTTGAGTCGCCCCGGACCGGCCTGTTCGGAGACGTACACCACCTCCACGATCAGCGCCAGCCCCGCGCCGCCGGCGAGCAACACCGCCTCGAAGCCGGCGCGGTCCGTCCGGGCGGCGATCCACCCGCCCAACAACACCGGGCCGATCAGCCCGACGGCGGGGAACGACAACTGCGCCGCGACGACCCACAACACACCGATCGCCGCCAGGAACTCCCAGGGACGACGGTCGCCGGTACGATCCAGGAGGTAGCTCCCGAACACGAGCAGGAACGCACCGTGGACGATCGCCAGCCCGCCCCAACTGCTCCGGTCTGCGGCCGCCAGCACCGCAATCTCCCGTGAACTGCCGGAGGCCGCCGTGCCGACGAGGAACGGCGCCGCGAGCACGGCCGCGAGCACGCCGGCGACACCGACCAGTCCGGTAGCGACGACCGGACGGGCGAGTTCCGCGCCGAGCCGTCCGTTCTCGCGTTCCGAACCCGTCGTCACGCCCCCGTCCGTCGCCGGCCGGCCGACGAGTCGCGCCACCGGCCCGCGGGCCGCCCGCGGCAACAGCCTCCACGGCGGCGTCGGCGACAGCGACAACGCCAGCCACGCCAGTCCGAACACGGTCGGAAACGCCCAGGTGTGGACGACCGCCTGCAACGCGCCGACGACCGGGACGAGCCCGAACAGGACGGCACGACGACGGCCCGTCGTCGGCGCGTCGTACAGCACGAACGCGAGTGCGGCCGCCAACAACAGGAACGTCGGCCCGATCATGTGAGCGTGGAGGTCACCGTTCAGGAACGCGAACAACGGGAACTCGTTGATCGTCCCCGGAATCACCCGGCTGGACGCCCACATCGCCCGCCTGGGGAACCAGTACCCGCTAGACAACCACTCCGTGACGTTCAAGCCGACGTGCGGCTGGATCTGGGCGACCGCCCACGACTGGAGGCCAGCCGGGAACGCCTGCAACAACAGCCGCCCGCCGGTCTGGACGTTGCCCGCGAGCCCGACCGCGAACGCCGCTCCCCACGCCGCCAGTCGCCGGCTGTACCCCCGCGCCGCCGCGACGGTCCCCGCCAGGTCGAACGCCGCCGTCACGTACGTGGCGAAGAACGTCGCCAGCGCCAGGTTGTACGCGAACCGTCTGGGCGTCCCGGTGAGCCGCGCCAACAGGTCGCTCAACAGGTGGCCGCCGTAGTAGTAGCTCACCGCCTCGCCCGCGAACCACATGTCCTCCGGCGGGAGCGTCTCCGTCCGCGCCAACGACTGCAACAGGCCGAAGTCCAAGAACTTCTCCCCGCCTCGCGGCACGATCGCCGGGTCGACCGCCCTGACCGCCACGAGGAACCCGAACGCCACCAGGAACACTGCGCCAGTCTCGACGACCGCCCGCCGGCGGACGCGCTCGTGGTCGATCCGCAGTCCCGCGACGACTGCCGTCACCACGCGCCCGACCGACAGCTCACCCTCGTCTAACGCCGCCCGCACCGCCTCTCGATCCAGCCCGACGGCGACCGTCGCCGTCGCCAGCACCACCAGCCCGGCGACGAGCGCCGGCGTGCCGTACGCGACTCTGCCGACCCAGAACGCCGTCACGCCCAACGTCACGAGCGCCACCGGCAGCGTGAACCCCACGCCGGCCGTCGGCCACCGTCCGAACAGTCGCGTCGCGAGCGGCGCCGCCAGCGCCGCCAGCGCGACCAGTCCCAACAGCCACACCGCGACGAGCCCGTACTCCATCGGCAGGAACCGCGTCCGCAGTGGACATACCTCTTACGACCGACCTTTTTCACTCCTCGGGTGGGGCGCGCTGCGCGCGCCCACCCGAGGAAAAAACGTCGATGAAAAAGTGCGAGACTCGACCGGACGGGAGAGCCTCGATGCGA belongs to Halobaculum sp. MBLA0143 and includes:
- a CDS encoding AI-2E family transporter, whose protein sequence is MGDTVTSAGIDRRRAGWWIVALVLAAVVGFVVRAFVGTLVFGLFVYYAVRPIYRRLAPYTDSTVETAVATVLVAAVPLLAILLYGTGLAVQGLLAAFGTETAQRVLSEFVREPTAVTNALDDPTTLLSQFQVANLQDGLATVLGTVGFVGGVLLRLSLALALTFFLLRDGHRVEEWFRSEVAAGDSTAHVFLRGVDADLETVYFGNVLTVVGVTIASVAVYNAYDLIAPTAVSPPVPTLLGVLTGLATFVPIVVGKLVYVPVTAVLFWNALRTDAWLGFPVAFLVVAFLFLDILPQTVVRPYVSGRSLHSGLVLFGYVLGAAYFGWYGLFLGPLIVVSGVQFLKHVLPDLADGSAFVPESDEGVEIGTDPLADGDPSTDEQTDDDSGDDIDLATDDTTTRDDTDTGRGQGSTDT
- a CDS encoding DUF2298 domain-containing protein gives rise to the protein MEYGLVAVWLLGLVALAALAAPLATRLFGRWPTAGVGFTLPVALVTLGVTAFWVGRVAYGTPALVAGLVVLATATVAVGLDREAVRAALDEGELSVGRVVTAVVAGLRIDHERVRRRAVVETGAVFLVAFGFLVAVRAVDPAIVPRGGEKFLDFGLLQSLARTETLPPEDMWFAGEAVSYYYGGHLLSDLLARLTGTPRRFAYNLALATFFATYVTAAFDLAGTVAAARGYSRRLAAWGAAFAVGLAGNVQTGGRLLLQAFPAGLQSWAVAQIQPHVGLNVTEWLSSGYWFPRRAMWASSRVIPGTINEFPLFAFLNGDLHAHMIGPTFLLLAAALAFVLYDAPTTGRRRAVLFGLVPVVGALQAVVHTWAFPTVFGLAWLALSLSPTPPWRLLPRAARGPVARLVGRPATDGGVTTGSERENGRLGAELARPVVATGLVGVAGVLAAVLAAPFLVGTAASGSSREIAVLAAADRSSWGGLAIVHGAFLLVFGSYLLDRTGDRRPWEFLAAIGVLWVVAAQLSFPAVGLIGPVLLGGWIAARTDRAGFEAVLLAGGAGLALIVEVVYVSEQAGPGRLNTVFKTYSQVWAIWAVAAGVAAAGLWRRVETPALAVWPTARGRHVAVAAVLAIAVCGAGGYAVVTVPNQFAAGNGDAPTSAYDYDYPQEPTLDATAHVEQFHPGVAAGVDYLDDRPGRPVLLSAPGAGWSPGEGFGNPPGMYSWRSSPAASLTGLPTLAGWGHEVGYRGREAFYDRVRIVDRAYTDRTAAVTVLREHDVSYVWVGQAERNRYGMSRVDFDRIAGVEPVVEENGVTLYRVDRSKLPGDE
- a CDS encoding HAH_0734 family protein, yielding MRKLIVRGDPGIRRDAVVEYDGQELQVFSVQVQGEFHGPDEPQLWCTVGTEDERETFERRQFVPHWLDVESVDAEAVTVLQRGGELNV